The Gemmatimonadaceae bacterium genome contains the following window.
TAAGTGGGCCCGACCGCGCCCGTTTCCACCACGCCGAGAATTCCCTTGGCGAGCGACCGGTCGACGATGCCGATCGCAGCCGTCTGTACACGTCCTGCGGCGGTGCCGAGTTCGGCAGCCGCCAAGCCTTCGATGGTCGGGATATGCCGCGCCCGCATCAACGGGAGCAGCTTATCCAAACTATTTTCCGCCGCGTCGCTCGCCACGAGCACGAGCACGAGCGTGCCTTTCTTGGCCGCGGCGCGCACCTGCTCCACGCCCACGGTGGCGTTCCGCGCCCGCACCCCGAGACCGACGAGGCCCAGCACGCGGCGCGCCTGGTCGCGTGTCACGCCGCCGCGCCACCCCCGTCCGAGGGGGGCGGGTCCGTCTGGAGCTCGGCGGGCTCGCGGTTTGCCGCCGACGCCGCCTCCTCGTTCGCGCCTTCTTCGGTGAGTTCCGCCAGGATCGCCATCAGCCGGTCAGCATCGTCGAGCGTGATGCCGGGCAGCTTCAGGAAATCGTCGCGTTCGAGGTCGATGATGTCGTTGAGCGTACGATAGCCCCCCTCTTCGAGGATCGCGACCGTCGCCGGCGGCATGCCCCCGATCTCGGAGAGTGGCACGTCGGCGGCATCGCCCTCTTCTTCCGGCAATGGAGCGAAGATCGCGCCCTCGCCGCCGCGTTCCAGCCACTCACGGCTCGAGTAGAGGTCGATCTTCCACCCGGTCAGTTCCGAGGCAAGGCGGACGTTCTGGCCGTTGCGGCCGATGGCCAGCGAGAGCTGGTCCTCGTCCACCACTGCCTGGATGGTCTTGGTCACCGGATCGCTGAACACGCGGGCCACACGGGCCGGCGCGAGAGCCAACTTGGCGAACCGTTCCGGGTCGGGCGACCAGGGTACGATGTCGATGCGCTCGCCCCCCAATTCATTGACCACGGCCTGCACTCGCGAGCCCTTGAGCCCCACGCACGCGCCTACCGGGTCGATGGCGTCGTCGCGCGAGAAGACCGCGATCTTCGTGCGACTGCCCACCTCGCGGGCTGACGCCTTGATCTCGACGATCCCCTGCTGCATCTCCGGCACCTCGAGCTTGAACAGCGCCTTGACGAAGAGCGGGTCGCCGCGGGTCAGGATGAGCCGCGGCCCCTTGGGCGTCTCCTCGACCTTCTTGAGGACCGCGCGGACGGGTTCACCCTGGTGGAAATGTTCGCGGTGGTTCTGCTCGCGATAGGGCACGATCGCCTCGGCCTCACGGAACTTGTTCAGCATGATCACAAGCTTGCCGCGCTCGATCTGCTGCACCTCGCCCGAGAGGAGTTCCCCGACACGCGAACTGAATTCGTCGCGGATGCGGGTGCGCTCGCCTTCACGCACGCGCTGGATGATACGCTGCTTGGCGGCCTGGACCGCGGCGCGGCCGAACACGGTGAAATCCACCGGCTCCTCGAGCACATCGCCGGCGTCGAACTCCTCGTCGTACAGGCGCGCGTCCTCGACGGAGATCTCGCGGCTGGGGTCCTCGACGACGTCGACGACCGTCTTCAGGAGGACGATCTTGATGTCCCCCTTGGCGTCGTCGATGGTGACTTCGGCCTGCACGTTGGCGCCGTACTTCTTGGCGAGCGCCGCCATGATGCCATCCTGCAGGAGCCCGTAGAGTTCCGCGCGATCGAGTTGCTTGGTGTTCGACACCTCGCGAAATGCGGCCAAGATATCTGCTGAGCTTACCATCCAAGCATCCTCGTCAGGAGCCGGTGTCTACCACCGACCCGCGTTCATG
Protein-coding sequences here:
- a CDS encoding ribosomal L7Ae/L30e/S12e/Gadd45 family protein, whose protein sequence is MTRDQARRVLGLVGLGVRARNATVGVEQVRAAAKKGTLVLVLVASDAAENSLDKLLPLMRARHIPTIEGLAAAELGTAAGRVQTAAIGIVDRSLAKGILGVVETGAVGPT
- the nusA gene encoding transcription termination factor NusA, which codes for MAAFREVSNTKQLDRAELYGLLQDGIMAALAKKYGANVQAEVTIDDAKGDIKIVLLKTVVDVVEDPSREISVEDARLYDEEFDAGDVLEEPVDFTVFGRAAVQAAKQRIIQRVREGERTRIRDEFSSRVGELLSGEVQQIERGKLVIMLNKFREAEAIVPYREQNHREHFHQGEPVRAVLKKVEETPKGPRLILTRGDPLFVKALFKLEVPEMQQGIVEIKASAREVGSRTKIAVFSRDDAIDPVGACVGLKGSRVQAVVNELGGERIDIVPWSPDPERFAKLALAPARVARVFSDPVTKTIQAVVDEDQLSLAIGRNGQNVRLASELTGWKIDLYSSREWLERGGEGAIFAPLPEEEGDAADVPLSEIGGMPPATVAILEEGGYRTLNDIIDLERDDFLKLPGITLDDADRLMAILAELTEEGANEEAASAANREPAELQTDPPPSDGGGAAA